DNA from Daucus carota subsp. sativus chromosome 1, DH1 v3.0, whole genome shotgun sequence:
CAGAAAACCCTTTTCAAGAAGTTAATCCTAATCTAGATGTTCTGTGGCAAGACACAACCTTTGACACCAGAAGTTATAAATCTCAAAAATCTGATGATAATGCAACATCCCTGGGCGAATGGAAGGACAGGAATGAAGCTGAAGAGAAGGTTGATGATGAGCAGAAAGACACAGCCTTTGATACCAGAAGTTATAAATCTCAAAAATCTGATGATAATGCAACATCCCCGGGTGAGTGGAACGAAGCTGAAGAGAAGGTTGATGATGAGCAGCAAGACACAGCCTTTGACAGCAAAAGTTATAAATCTCAACAATCTGATAATAATGCAACATCTCCTGATGAGTGGAAGGACAGGAACAAAGATGAAGAGAAGACGGATAATGAGCAGTCGATAGTATCCCTGCACGAATTGGTAGAGGATAGTCCACTTTTAAGGATTGACTGGGAAGAGCAACCAGATAGAGAGAAAGCAGTTGAAACTTTTCCCGACTGGAAGAGTAACTTTTCTCAAGCAGCGAGCGAATGTGAAGAGGATCAATATTCTCAGAACATGGAAGAATCTCCTCTGGACTGGATATATGATGTTTGTCGCCCACGTAGTGATTGGGAATGTCTCAGGCAAGAAAGGTACGAGGAGATGCTTGATCCATTCACGGGTAATGGAGATATAAAACAACTACTGGAAAGGTACGCCACATAGATACTGTCAATTAATAGTAATTTCCAAATTTTTTCTGTTTCCAACTGTAGtcttaaaaaataaagtataaattgAAGCACCATCTGTAtcaaaatgaaatttaaaacagGAAAGGCATTTGTGCTCTGTATGACTGAGCAATACATTCTAGAACTAAAACAGTGATCAACATGCTATATATTTCCCAGATTATACATTTATCAGATTGTCCAAGAAACTTGAAATTGATTAGTACATGCGAATCATATACATGATATACCGGTCCTTAATACTTAGCATCATTGAATGACAAGGAGGAAACTATATAAGTTTTTCGATATTACACTGGTAAACACAAAACTGTGGACTATGAGTCTATGATGCAAGAAACTCTGGATAATTGTCTTCAATTGCAGGGCTCAATAAATGAAATTGGcttcattatttaaatattctatcaTCAAAAGCGGCAGGCAAACAAGTAGAAAAGTGAGTGTTGatttatgtatattaaataaatgaatTTGGCTCCATTATTGGTATATTCTATCATCCAGAGGTGGTCCTGACTATAGGCGGACAAGACTTGCGCCTAGGGCCCCCTACAATTAAAGGccccaaaattttgaattttttatatataaatgtgtgTAATTTGTAGAGTATATAGAGATGAGGTCCCCGAAAGTTAATTTTGACTGAGGCCCCGTAAATCTGAAGGGGCGCCCTGCTATCATTCAGAGCAGGACAAGTAGAAAATGTGACTGTTGATTTATGCATGCAGGAAAAATGTGTCAAGTTTTCTGTCCAGCGGACTGCGGGACAAAATAGACCAACTCATGATATCACGCACTCAAGGACAGCCACTTGTAACAGAAGATCAGGTAGAACAAGTGAAGCAGGAAGAGGCGGTAAAAGAAGAGGAAATCTATGCACACCAAAAAAATGAGCAAGAAGGAACCGCGGAATATTGCTATGAAGGAGAGGAAGAAACTGAGAATTCAGTGGGGATACACCATAGTGAAGCTGATGAATATTCTAACCAATCGCCTTCAATTACTTCAGCTACACCAGATATATTTAATCCATGGAGTCATAACCAAGATAATAATGTCAATGTCGATCATGTTGCATCTCCATCTCTTCAACAATATCCTTCATTTAATTCTCAGACTTTCGAAAATCAGCATGATCATGTTGCATCTCCATCTCTTCAGCAATACCCTTCATTTAATTCTCAGACTTTCGAAAATCAGCATGATCATGTTGCATCTCCATCTTTTCAACAATACCCTTCATTTAATTCTCAGACTTTCGAAAATCAGCATGATCATGTTGCATCTCCATCTTTTCAACAACACCCTTCATTTAATTCTCAGACTTTGGAAAATCAGCATATCTCTTCCCTCAGGAGTAACCATCCTTCAATTGTAAGTTTAACGTGCCTTTAATCTCTTTGCAGTTTACCTCATCCTTTAGCCAGACCTTTGTCAATATAAAGCTAATTCACTAATGTAACAGGAGATGGAACTCATATCTGATTTGAGAGGACACATGGAGCAacttcacaaggagatctttgATCTTCGAAAATCATTACATACTTGCATGGATATGCAGGTGAAATTGCAGCATTTTATGGTGAGGCAGGTTGAAAGTGTCAAAAGCCATCCAAGTAAGCACATACTCTTTGCACATTATATCTGCAACTATAATGTAAATTCTTACCCACTAATAGATACCCTTACAGATCAAAACAAAAGAACTGGTTCCATCGATAGAATACCAAGAAAAGGAACTTGCTGCCTTTGCTTAGACGCAGAAGTTGATTCTCTTCTGTACAGGTACTTGGATATGGGCTCCGATAATTTGAATATCATACCACTTCAATTATGCATAACGTATATTTGAATAACTTTATACATATTACATGTTCATCAGATGTGGTCACATGTGCACCTGTTACATATGCGCCCATGAGCTGCAACAACAAAGTGGAATATGTCCAATATGTCAAGCTCCAATACTGGATATCGTACGTACATATACTAATTGAGGTGAATGATGAAATGTCCAATGTGTCAAGCTCTATACTGGGCGTCATATACTGAATACAGGTGAATGGTATTTCCTTTGCCTCAGGAGAATGTTCGTTGAACATTatttgatatattgaatatGAGATGAGCAATGATCTTTATCAGTTATCAGTTAATTCTAGTCTTAGGTTAGCCAGAGATAAATTCTCGTCGATCACTAACCCAAAAgatcttcttgttttttttttcttttggtaCAGTATCAATACATAGTTAACCAGCGTCTTTCATTTTTATGTTTGCCTACTTTTTGGAACTTACAACTGCAGTTTGCAAAATTTCGAATCATGTTTTTCATTCATAGTATTTAGTCTATCATATTTTTTTGTCCTCGTTTAAGGATTTCagtaataaaaatacaaaagaGATAGTAAaatgtgcaaaaaaaaaaaatgttcttGTTCATATGCTGCTTGTCAAGAATTCTGGTTGCCATTTGCACCTGGAGGATAAGCTCCATCACCCGGCTACTCGATTATGTCCACATCCCCTGTATGAACATTACATTAATGAAATGGGTGTGGTATGAAATTTGAATCAGATCCTTTGTACTAAAGACAATTAAAGACCTCCACTTTGCAGCAATCTAGCTCAAAGTAAAATACCTGGCTGGCCTTACGAAAATTTGTTTATACCGAGAAAGGCCCATCATCCATGCATGACTTGTTTCTGTGTcatcattttgattttgtgctgtAAATTTGACATTACAGTTTGAGTAAGTTTTATGATTTCTTAGTGGTAgcctatatattaataaaaattccaTGAACTAAGATTATGCTAAAATCACTTGTGTTATGCTTACATGCTGATACCCTCACGCATGCCCAAATTCGGATCTACATCTAAGAGTCCTAGTCCGAGTCCAGATACCATAGAGGTGAAATGACAAATCACAATTCAGTTTTCCCTACCGTTACATTCTCAGGATTTCCGTGTGCTGGTGTGTCTCTCCACTTCATGGGCCTGGAATATGTTTCCCCTCCTCCCCCAAACCAAATTTCTAATTGTTCCAGGATCTGGAAAATATTTCCTAAGGATTAGATGCAGGACAATATGTCCTAATTGGCCCAAATATGAAAACCCTATCTCTCTTGAACCTATACAATAAGAAAGTTGTAAGAAATCTATTCATGGCGTGCATAAATGACCATCCTAGAACTAGATACAGGATCACTTGGAAGTTGGAATTAAGCCATGTGCATAGGCTGGAAAGTTGATATTAGTGATGTTACTTTATCCACCTTGACTTCTCAAAGGCCATGCTCACCATATATAGATTAACATTTTCGGATCTTTTACCTGATTCTACACTATAGATAACTCGAACCCTGGATCATCAACTTGATCTCCATCAGATTCAGTTGATGACTCACATTTCACACAGACGAAACTTAATCTTCCAGTAATACTGGATCAAGTTGGAAGCCTTGGCAAGTGTAGGGACAATATGATCTAGAATGCATGTGCATTCAGATACAGTAACCAAAACTATAAACGTATCATTTATGTTTTACTGAAAATAGCAGCGTCTCTGTAGCAGGATAGGATGTAAGCGGACCTAATTACATCTTCACTAGTAAAAGTTAGTGCACCTTGTGGAGAATTTCTCAATTCCAAAATGTTAGTTCCCTATGGGCTCCTCGTGTTTTTAGGTCCTCTAACACCCCTACCCCCCACAAGAACGAAGATAATGTTATAAACGTGCACTCATGCCATAAACTGGACCATAACACCGGTCCCTGGTTCCATATTTCTACAATGTTAGCCTAAAGTATATGCCAATCCGCTTAAAGTCAATCATATAAGCTCAAAATCTAAAACTCATTCCCCTCCATGAAAACGAAAGCTGAACAATGCACCAATACAAGTTCCCGTCAGTATCTTAGACTCGTTCCTTGAATCTGTCATACAGAACAGTGAAAATTCTCCTTTACCCGGAATCTTAATTGACATCCTGTTTCCAGAGAAGCGATATTAAAAATCTGTAGTTCAGGTGTACTGGCAATAATTAAGAATGCGGATCCACTATTGATGTTACCGGAGATAGTTTAAACTTGAGCTGTTTAATTTTCATACTACAGAAAGAATGGTACCCCAGGAATTAAATGGCTGTTGTGTACATTGAATGTTTAATATGACTGAATTCAATCTTAATAACATACAAGTTGGTCCATCTCTCCTTTATCCTCAAACTAGCTGCCCTTAGGACAAGAAAACAGATTGCATGCGCTTTAAGCTTATAGCTAGTTTACGTGGTGAGGATTGCAGGGTTCCCTTTCCATACATAAAGTTTTTGTCGGgtttgttatgaatttttttcaatgaaGTTCATTTGAGGGTCGAGGATGGATCACGGGCGCCTATTTTTGGACATAACTTTGTCTTCGTGTCCAACAGAGTCTCTCGTGAGtctaaactctgatatcatGTGAAGTGATCAATTCTTCTAAAATCTCGAATTGTTAGGAGGACTCACCAGAATATGTTCGAAAAAAACAATACGACATGTTCTTAAATATATGAGGGGAAAGGAGAACGAGAATTCGGATCCATGACCTTAAATCGCAACAAAGAAGCCTTGCGGCGACTATTACAAATTGTTCTGTGCATACATTTGTACTGCTTCAGTGGTTTTCAGATTCCCTGCTTACAGTCACAGCTCACAAGGGTTAATTTTTGTTGGAATTTTGAATGTTCATCAATGAGTGACTCCGTACACAATTCATTGAAATCGTACTGTTTTTTATGATGAAATCTGTTGGACTAATAATGTTCATATAAACTAGCAATTGTTTCTATAATGCAAACCCAGAAAGAGAATAATAGAGAAGAAAGAGATGACAAATAATACAGATTATGAATAATGGAATGGCTCCTTCGTGCGTAGCTACGTGCGCATAAAAATTACCCAGAGCACATGCGTAGAATATAGTGCTCTAGAAATAGTCGATTAACGGATTAATCAATCGAACAGATTCTAATATGATTTGTAAAAATCGGATCAAAAATCagttaaattgatttttttcaaGAAATGTGTTTGAAGAACATATTTCAATCTCGGATAAACATTCATGTTGTATTTTCAAGAAAAACggaaaaattgataataaaaaaaaaaaaaacttcgaCTTATCTGAACAAATTGATTCCGTAAAATCGATCGACCTCTTGTTATCGAGAACGAACACCCGGGCTAAAATAAAGGAAGATGTGTTTATTGAGCAGGAGGATAAGTTGTGGATGAAGATGAAGTCAAGTTGATACAAACAAAAAGAGAATTAAAGGGCTAATCAATCATGTGTTTTGCCTCGGTTGTGTCTCAAGAAGTGTGAGGAATTATTGATGCAAATATGTCGGATGAACACATGGGATGTTTTGTTCCTTATAATTCTATATCAACCTTGATCGACTTGACAAAATTTGACCAACTCTTGTTAACTACTGCTGTATATACATTTGGTGTACTGATTTTGGATTCACTGACAGCTTGTTAAAAACTGTAGCTCCGTTACTCTGAGGCGGGCTGCTCTGTATTTAACTAATCTGCCCTTTAGAGtcattttaattctttttgtttCTAGCAAATAAAAAAGTTTTGTGAAACCAAGAGATACTACTTACCATTTGTCTTTGGTGATATAGTACTCtctatgtccctctcatttctttaccgttactattttaggatgtccctctcatttctttacgttactataaatagtaagtttttctcatcattacatccactatcttcccccactatctcatatttaacaataaaaactactattacacccactattttcctcccctatatcaaatctattattaaatattgataggtcccaccactttacccacttttcatctaactttactcatttttcatacattgtcttggtctccgtgtccccctccaatgtaaacaattgagggggacggagggagtactagttGCAAGACAGAGAATCTACTGGATTGTTACGCCTCACAGTGCTGTAAGAATAGGAATCGGTAATAAGACGGATTttgatgtatatataaaaatcggtgattatCCGGTCAAATCGGCCACAATACTaagatatgtaaaaaaaaaacttcaattttaaaagataaatatatatttaattagattataaataatattaaattagtatctattaatcaccgatttttcAATTTATCATTAATCTGTCAATAAGTTCTGAGTCTTACTTTTTAAAACATTATCCCCTTCACGTGAAAAAATGACATGATAAAAACTTAATAATATcggtgcaaaaaaaaaaatgtaacttTAAGTATACATGAAAAATCCTCGGATCTCTCCATAAACAAAGCTCTAATTAGATATCAAATTACATGTTCTCTAAACGAAGGCATCAACGCGATCTTATATTActcaacaaatattaaaatcatgttCCTTTCTCATCTTTGTTACTTATTCAACAACTTgcaataaaatatgttaaatttcCTATAAATGGAATGTTAGGTCTTCATGGCCTTCTGGTTCTGGCATTGTTATTGTGTATTTGATTGGTTTCAACAACTAACTAAACTGGAATCCCAACTAATGACACTTTTTTGATTTGGCATATTGTTTAAGTCAAGGGGCAGAGAGATGGAATAACATAACAGCTCTAAAGGAAGAGGAATCATTGGTCTTCCTGGCCCTCAAAGGCTCAAACCTTCTCCATTCCTCCAGCTTCGCTTATCGGAAATCGAGGGTTCGAAttatgtcaaaaacaagatgaaCGTGTGAgtgtgtttttttataaaaaaatagagtAATAACATTAGGTAAGGGGAAGTAAGGGAGTTACTGGCATTCCCATATGGTCACATTAATTAAAAGGACATTGCCCCAAAAAATGGGATATATGGCACACTCCAGCCCTACTACATTCCCTTTATATACAACTCACTCCCCATATATTTTCCACAACCTGTCTTACAAACACTTCAATATTCTACTTGCATTCAATTCCTTTTCATAACTCTTCAAAATTTCTTCATCCTGTCACAAAAAGCTCCAGGCTTAAAAATGTGTTCCCCTAAGTTAAAACTTCAAGAAACAGGTTCTTTCGACATCAATGGCCGTCGGGTTCTGCAGCCAACTTGCAACAGAGTTCCACTGTCAGAACGTCGCAGTTCACTAAAGAAAAACTTCACAAAATCTGTCATCACACCAAAGATCCAACCAAGTAACATCACCACTACTACTAATGTCAGTCCTAAAGTTAGGCCTTCAGTAATTACCCCACCTATATCTCCTAAGCTAAAATCGCCACAACAGCCAGCAACTAAGCTAGTCAATGATCCAAATGGACTGAGTTCTAGTACTGAGAATGTAGTGACGACACCAAGAAGCACAAGCAAAGTTGTGACACCAGTAAAAAGGTCGAAAAAAAGTGTACCTTCCGTGGACACTACTACATTGAATTACTCATCTTCATCCATTGTAGAGGCTCCTGGAAGTATTGCTGCAGCAAGGAGGGAACAAGTAGCGAATATGCAAGTGCAGCGGAAATTGAAAATCTCTCATTATGGAAGAACAAAGTCTGCAAGGTTTGAATCCGCAGTAGTACCCCTTGATGATGCTTCAACAACTGCTCCAGAGGAAAAAAGATGCAGCTTTATTACATCTAATTCTGGTATGaattaaaataatcaattaGAACATAACAAAAActacttaaaataataagtACATTTTTCAATCTTGTACAAAAGCTTATATATTTTTCCTCTTGATGCTCATTGTGTTGCTCTTGCAGACCCTATCTATGTTGCTTACCATGATCAAGAATGGGGCGTTCCTGCTCATGATGACGGgttaatattcataattttttcaatcTTCTGAAATttgatataagtatataactcGAGGTTAGGAGCTGATATATTTATGCTTTGCAGGCTGCTGTTTGAATTGTTAGTATTAACTGGTGCACAAGTTGGAACAGATTGGACTTCAGTTTTAAAGAAAAGGCAAGAATTCAGGGATGCTTTCGCAGAATTTGATGCAGAAACCGTCTCAAAATATTCTGAGAAGAAAATCACATCAATCAGTGCTAAATATGCTATAGCAGTGAGCCAAGTTAGAGGAATTGTAGACAATTCCATCCGGATACTCCAGGTGCTCTATTCTATATTGTCATATGCAATCAACACTAGAGTTTTATCAGTTCTTTTTGTACTTAATAGATTCTTTTAATTTGCGTACAGATAAAGAAGGACTTCGGATCTTTTGACAAGTATTTATGGGGATTTGTTAATCACAAACCAATTGTGACTCAATACAAATCAAGCCATAGAATGCCTGCGAAGACATCAAAAGCAGAAAGTATAAGCAAAGACATGGTAAAGAAAGGATTCAGGCTAGTCGGACCAACTGTCATACATTCCTTCATGCAAGCGGCTGGCTTTACAAATGATCACTTAACAACTTGCCCACGACACCTCCAATGCCTTGCATTGGCATCTCAGACTGGGACCTTTGTAGCGGCAGCTCtataagattatataatatattgaaaatgaGATGAGAATGACCTTTTATCATACCACTGTCATAAAATCTTGTCCTCCACTGACCCAAGACCTTTTTTTGTGACGAAGGGTTGTTACATAATCAATTAAATGCAATTTTTCCAGATATGCacttataatttcttttgttgATTAATACAGTAaaatattatcacaaaatatgtaCTCTTCGAGGGTTCCAGATATAAAACATACACAATTAAGCTAGGAAAATCTTCTTTTTAATGAAGTGCTCGTTTGGCGAGGACTGCCATGTGCAGCTTGAGTGACAGAGCATGGACTTAATTCTGAAAAGAAAGAGCAAATATGTGCACAAAGTCGGAGTTCCTCCAGGTATCTGAAGCAGGACTAACTGGAACATGTGTTACACAcaaaaaattaatcatttggcgcaaaaatatgtaaaatctaTCTTGGTCCCCGAAAACAACACAGTTGGACAAAAATTATCCAAGGCGTGCAGATACAACCATGGTAGAAGTTCGTAAAGTTTCTTTAAAAAAACCATCCCAGAACTAGTTGCAGGATCAATTGGATTCTTGAAAGTTAAAATCAAGCCATGTGCATATGCAGATATGCTGTAAAGTTGACATGAACAGAATTTGCTTTATTTATTTTGACTTCTTTAAGGTCATGCTCCCCACAGAATAAAATCTCTGATTCTAACACTCACTTCCAGTAGTTTAGTTTTGTGATAGCAATAACTCTAAGTCTCAGAGCCCGGATAACTAACTTGATCTACATCGGTTCTACTTGATGAATCACATATCACGAAATTAGAGGGAACTTGGATCTTTTAATTTCTTAGATTATAGGCCTCTTGCGAGAGGAATATCTCAGAAACTCTGCTTCTATCTTGAGAGAATCTTGTTTCGCTAAGAGCTACTTGCAATTTGATCCGGGGGTCCTCTACCCCCGGACCCCAACCCTTAAGAATATGCCAATCTCAGctcaaagttaaaaattatttccccGCGAAAATGAAAGCAAAATAATGCCACAGTAAAGGTCTTAATCAGCATTGTAGAGCCCTTTCAACTTTTGGTGGATCCGTCAACCAGAATAGcttaatttcaattttacacCGCTTAAAAAAATTATCCGCATTTCTGTACAAAACTAAGCTGCATTGTCTGGCAAATTAGCAACACGTAGGACACGGACTCTTTTCTGGCTGTGTATACCTGTTGCTCGCGATGAGTCATTCAAATCCTGCAAAATTTGTCGAGGTCTACTGGCAATATTTAAAATGTGGATCCACTTGTGATGTTACTGGAGATGCTTACTCTTAAGCTAATGAATTTCATACTACAGATAAAAGGGTACCCCAGAATTAAATGGTTGCTATGTGTACATTGCATGTTAATATGATTGAATTGaatgaaaataattaagaaaCCGGGCCATCTCCTCTCTCTATTGCGAAACTAGATGCCCTCAGAGACAATAAGACAGATCTCTATGCGCTTTTAGCTTGGAGCTAGTTTCTGTGGTGAGGATTGCAGGACATCCCTTCTTAACATACTTTTTTTTTCACcatattatgtattttttaaatatacatgAACCGGAGCTGGGACTCGAAACATGACCTCTAGCCATTTCGCAAAGTTTAAAACTATCATCTATGACATAATGTGACTTAATGTGATAATCAGTGATTTCTgagtaatttatgatttatgagtaactctttttaaaaaaaatataaaaaaattaagttactgaaaaaaatattcaaactaACTCTTGCCTTTAAGTCAGTTTCGGATTtttttcgaattttaaactAACTTCTGCCTAGTTACATAAACGGCCTCCTCGTCGATAGTCCGGAAAGAAGGAAAGAGTCATTGCCACTTGATTATACCGACTTATACATGGATACCTTAATCAAAAAACCGGTGATTGTCCGTCGTAAATTCAGAACTATACTCTGATAATCAGAAGTTTGATTACATGATGGTTTCCGTACACGGATCATAAGACTGTACTCTCTATGTATtacaataattatttaaatcaatAATGTTTTATAGCACTAGATATGAACTTTCTGAGTGCCGACCAAGAAactagataaaataaaatagaggaAATTGATGAGAAATGATGCAGATTGTGAATAATGGATGGTTCGTTCGTACGTAGCTACGTGCGCATATCGATCAAGCATTGCACATGCTAGAGATCACATAAACACACACAAGGTGGAACAAGATTAATATGGAATACTAATAGCCTATATTAATACTCTAATTCCTAGTGAAAGACATGTTTGATGCTTATGTTTCTACCCAATAGTTCACGAGGGTACATAATCACACAATCCGGATTAAAATttcagatttatcaaaaaaaatttttaataaatcttgAATTAGTAGTTCAATCAATTAATTTCGAttcttttgttaaaaaaattaatttcgatTCTCTATTTTTACGATTGACGTGATtgatgtaagagcatctccaaccatacaaagtccttggctaaaaaatgagttaggcattccaaaactaaaaaatatagccaacgtcctgaaaaaatagcactccaaccacactaatcttttgtctataattttagccaacctcctatggatggctatatttgtcgaacctctacaggtctgtaagaaatttgtaggaagattacacatcatttattaccatattcaactgatatattctattttaacaatttaaaatattaataacatactatttttaaattatagccaaacagtcaataccattgaagcaaaatgtcttacaggttcagtaaattttacataatgttttacaggtccaatttaaccaacaaatagccaacaccgttggagatgctctcagtAGGATAAGTTGTGGCTGAGGATCGAGTCAAATCGATAAGGGAAAAAAGAAGTAATAAATGG
Protein-coding regions in this window:
- the LOC108214561 gene encoding uncharacterized protein LOC108214561, with the protein product MCSPKLKLQETGSFDINGRRVLQPTCNRVPLSERRSSLKKNFTKSVITPKIQPSNITTTTNVSPKVRPSVITPPISPKLKSPQQPATKLVNDPNGLSSSTENVVTTPRSTSKVVTPVKRSKKSVPSVDTTTLNYSSSSIVEAPGSIAAARREQVANMQVQRKLKISHYGRTKSARFESAVVPLDDASTTAPEEKRCSFITSNSDPIYVAYHDQEWGVPAHDDGLLFELLVLTGAQVGTDWTSVLKKRQEFRDAFAEFDAETVSKYSEKKITSISAKYAIAVSQVRGIVDNSIRILQIKKDFGSFDKYLWGFVNHKPIVTQYKSSHRMPAKTSKAESISKDMVKKGFRLVGPTVIHSFMQAAGFTNDHLTTCPRHLQCLALASQTGTFVAAAL